A single region of the Desulfofundulus luciae genome encodes:
- a CDS encoding Uma2 family endonuclease — MREIIIKSDKWYTYEDYLQLDDEYEYEIIGGKLFMTPKPRPLHQEVVGRLYVALHNFLKRRNIQGKIFLDVDVVFGNQVVSPDIIYITHERLSIISETNIQGPPDLIIEVLSPSTQKYDRKQKSQLYYTNGVKEYWLIDPATQLAEVFAREDKGWYRAGVYDEEDTLVSPLLPELEIKLKEIFDVS; from the coding sequence ATGCGGGAAATAATAATCAAATCCGATAAATGGTATACCTATGAAGATTATTTACAGTTAGACGATGAGTACGAATATGAAATTATCGGGGGAAAGCTGTTCATGACGCCAAAGCCGCGGCCGCTGCACCAGGAGGTTGTTGGCAGGTTGTATGTCGCCCTGCACAACTTTCTCAAGCGGCGAAATATACAGGGGAAAATTTTTCTGGATGTGGACGTAGTTTTTGGCAACCAGGTGGTTTCTCCCGATATAATTTATATCACTCATGAACGTTTGTCCATTATATCAGAAACAAACATTCAAGGGCCACCGGACCTGATCATTGAAGTCCTTTCCCCATCCACACAAAAATACGACCGCAAACAAAAAAGCCAGTTATATTACACCAACGGAGTAAAGGAATACTGGCTCATAGATCCGGCAACGCAGCTTGCGGAGGTTTTTGCCCGGGAGGATAAAGGCTGGTACCGGGCAGGTGTTTATGACGAAGAGGATACGCTGGTTTCCCCCCTCCTACCGGAGCTGGAAATTAAGCTGAAAGAGATTTTTGACGTTTCTTAA
- a CDS encoding nucleotidyltransferase family protein produces the protein MNNYRKYLQGHLKEVAREEKELEQKAGLAREKAGEIARQLARRFGVTKVCLFGSLATDDFDQFSDIDLAVAGLPEREYLKAYGLAEEIARPFAVDLVLLENAVETLKERVQKEGIVLYDRQGEENSPLKTPDIGNK, from the coding sequence ATGAACAATTACCGGAAATACCTGCAGGGCCACCTGAAAGAAGTGGCCCGGGAAGAAAAAGAGCTGGAGCAAAAAGCAGGCCTGGCCCGGGAAAAGGCCGGGGAAATAGCCCGGCAGCTGGCCCGCCGGTTCGGCGTAACAAAGGTCTGCCTTTTCGGCTCCCTGGCCACGGATGATTTTGATCAGTTTTCGGACATAGATCTGGCAGTGGCCGGCCTCCCGGAAAGGGAATACCTGAAGGCCTACGGGCTGGCGGAAGAGATAGCCCGCCCTTTTGCGGTGGATCTGGTGCTCCTGGAAAATGCCGTGGAAACATTAAAGGAACGGGTGCAAAAAGAAGGGATCGTCTTATATGACCGCCAGGGAGAGGAAAATAGCCCGCTTAAAACGCCTGATATCGGAAATAAATGA
- a CDS encoding ribonuclease toxin HepT-like protein: protein MTARERKIARLKRLISEINEDLRAIDQIAGKAQALLEEVNARTGPVPDRDLMAMAAYLHHFYTGVESMFERISRQIDGGPVKAGDWHRELLRSMAVELEGLRPGVISRELMEELDEYRRFRHLFRHAYAGELRWLKMCHLAENMGDILGLLKGKMDQFKAFVTGVIEELEKNIE, encoded by the coding sequence ATGACCGCCAGGGAGAGGAAAATAGCCCGCTTAAAACGCCTGATATCGGAAATAAATGAAGACTTGCGGGCAATTGATCAGATTGCCGGTAAAGCCCAGGCTTTATTAGAGGAAGTGAATGCCAGAACCGGTCCCGTGCCCGACCGGGATCTGATGGCCATGGCGGCCTATTTGCATCATTTTTACACCGGTGTGGAATCAATGTTCGAGCGCATTTCGCGCCAGATAGATGGTGGTCCGGTTAAGGCCGGAGACTGGCACCGGGAACTTTTAAGAAGCATGGCCGTAGAACTGGAAGGACTGCGGCCCGGGGTCATATCCCGGGAATTAATGGAAGAGCTGGATGAATACCGCCGCTTCCGCCACCTTTTCCGCCATGCCTATGCCGGTGAGCTGCGCTGGCTGAAAATGTGCCACCTGGCGGAAAATATGGGCGATATCCTGGGTCTTTTAAAGGGCAAAATGGACCAGTTCAAGGCATTTGTCACGGGTGTGATCGAAGAACTGGAAAAGAACATTGAATAA
- a CDS encoding Uma2 family endonuclease, with translation MVTQPAKEVKKFYTYDDYLKIGDGNRYELIEGELVLAPSPGTRHQLLVGRLFKIIDQYAQRTSSGQVFIAPLDVVLDEPLKMNTFQPDIIFISNERLGIIEETRINGAPDLVVEVLSPGTIRRDRGRKSRQYFKSGVREFWLVDPQERLVEVFVPGEKDWQRTGVYEEEDEEFIASTVLPGLEARARDIFPVNAFL, from the coding sequence ATGGTGACTCAGCCCGCTAAAGAAGTCAAAAAGTTCTATACTTACGACGACTATTTGAAGATAGGCGATGGCAACCGTTATGAACTGATCGAGGGGGAACTGGTCCTGGCGCCATCGCCGGGCACACGACATCAGCTTTTGGTGGGCAGGCTTTTTAAGATAATTGATCAATATGCCCAGAGAACCAGCTCCGGGCAAGTTTTTATTGCCCCCCTGGATGTGGTTTTAGACGAACCGCTAAAAATGAACACTTTCCAGCCTGATATAATTTTTATCAGTAATGAGCGGCTGGGCATTATAGAAGAAACACGGATCAACGGCGCCCCGGATCTGGTGGTGGAGGTTCTTTCCCCGGGCACCATCCGGCGGGACCGGGGCAGGAAAAGCCGGCAGTATTTCAAGAGCGGGGTGCGGGAATTCTGGCTTGTAGACCCGCAGGAACGGCTGGTGGAAGTCTTTGTTCCCGGCGAAAAAGACTGGCAGCGCACCGGGGTGTACGAGGAAGAGGATGAAGAGTTCATCGCTTCCACGGTGCTGCCCGGTTTGGAAGCAAGGGCGAGAGATATTTTCCCGGTAAATGCCTTTTTGTAA
- a CDS encoding Uma2 family endonuclease, whose protein sequence is MSCQKKEEAVRETTVAYAVDRESEKSLSRMTFEEFLAWGDEDIWVEWVDGEVVVLTPAAVKHQRIARFLVDLLGNFVLMRQLGEVIPAPFTIKLPAPQKRGREPDIVFISRERLHRLKPTYFDGAPDLVVEITSPESFARDRGEKYVEYEAAGVKEYWLIDPDRQQAEFYRLGEDGCYRLHTAGAEGVYHSEVIPGLWLKTAWLWQDPPPAGVEALQEIGAI, encoded by the coding sequence GTGAGCTGTCAAAAAAAAGAAGAAGCGGTGCGGGAGACCACCGTAGCTTACGCGGTTGACCGTGAATCCGAAAAGTCACTAAGTCGCATGACCTTCGAGGAATTCCTGGCGTGGGGGGACGAGGATATCTGGGTGGAGTGGGTGGACGGGGAGGTGGTGGTCCTTACCCCGGCGGCGGTAAAGCACCAGCGAATTGCCAGGTTCCTGGTGGATTTGCTGGGAAACTTCGTTCTCATGCGGCAGTTGGGTGAGGTAATTCCGGCGCCTTTTACCATCAAGCTGCCTGCACCACAAAAACGAGGGCGCGAGCCGGACATCGTGTTTATCAGCAGGGAGCGGTTGCACCGGTTGAAGCCCACCTATTTCGACGGTGCTCCGGACCTGGTGGTGGAGATCACCTCCCCGGAAAGTTTCGCCCGGGACCGTGGCGAAAAGTACGTGGAGTACGAGGCGGCGGGGGTAAAGGAGTACTGGTTGATCGATCCCGACCGGCAGCAGGCGGAATTTTACCGTCTGGGGGAAGACGGGTGCTACCGGCTGCACACCGCCGGTGCCGAAGGAGTCTACCATTCCGAAGTTATCCCCGGCCTCTGGCTTAAAACGGCCTGGCTCTGGCAGGACCCGCCCCCGGCCGGGGTGGAGGCGCTGCAAGAGATCGGGGCGATCTAA
- a CDS encoding acylneuraminate cytidylyltransferase family protein, protein MYKGLSVLGFIPARAGSKGLPGKNIRLLAGKPLIVHTIEAARKSGVFDYLLVSTDGDEIARIARQAGADVPFMRPADLATDTARGIDVLYHAMSWLEERGKKYDCVMTLQPTSPLRSAEDITNALDLLIERSADAIVSVCEVDHHPWWCNTLPVDGCMKDFLRPGIPANRQELPRYYRLNGAIYLARWDFIRKCDNWYGPGTYAYIMPRERSVDIDGEMDLLLAQLIVKS, encoded by the coding sequence TTGTATAAAGGTCTATCTGTCCTGGGCTTTATTCCGGCCAGAGCAGGTTCAAAGGGGCTTCCCGGAAAGAACATCCGGCTACTGGCCGGCAAACCGCTGATCGTTCATACAATAGAAGCGGCCAGAAAAAGCGGCGTATTTGACTACCTGCTGGTTTCCACCGACGGGGATGAGATCGCCCGGATTGCCCGGCAGGCCGGGGCAGACGTGCCTTTTATGCGCCCGGCCGACCTGGCCACCGATACCGCCAGGGGTATTGACGTGCTCTACCACGCCATGTCCTGGCTGGAAGAGCGGGGCAAAAAGTATGACTGTGTAATGACCCTGCAGCCCACCAGCCCCCTGCGTTCCGCAGAGGATATAACGAACGCACTGGATCTTTTGATCGAACGCAGTGCCGACGCCATCGTTTCCGTTTGTGAAGTCGACCATCACCCGTGGTGGTGCAACACCCTGCCCGTAGACGGCTGTATGAAAGATTTCCTCAGACCCGGCATTCCGGCCAACCGCCAGGAGTTGCCCAGGTACTACCGTCTCAACGGCGCCATTTACCTGGCACGCTGGGATTTTATCCGCAAGTGTGATAACTGGTACGGTCCGGGGACATATGCTTACATCATGCCCCGGGAGAGGTCGGTGGATATTGATGGGGAGATGGACTTGTTGCTAGCGCAACTGATCGTAAAAAGTTGA
- a CDS encoding nucleotidyltransferase family protein, protein MERSDILEKVQVPPELPVVQALEKMDRAAQQILLVTDGDGRLVGTVTDGDVRRALLEGVNLREPVERIMNPRPRVLPAGSSPEDARQLMIDHGIRHVPLVDNLGRVVDLIMWQELFLPRKEVHPEKVVIMAGGQGTRLDPFTRILPKPMIPLRDKPIIEVIMEKFHRQGLSRFILCLGYKAEIIRLYFNGDSRPYNIEFVQEDSPLGTAGALSLLNGYLDDTFLLTNCDIIVEMDYAHLLQYHREQQNSITIVGALKEFVVPYGVLRTEDNSFRIEEKPNFHFLVNTGVYVLEPAVLPLVPGGTKIDMPELIHAAQDQGFKIGVYPHHGRWFDIGQWDEYQQTLKFFETMGFGG, encoded by the coding sequence GTGGAACGCAGCGACATTTTGGAGAAGGTTCAGGTACCGCCCGAACTGCCTGTCGTCCAGGCGCTGGAAAAAATGGACCGTGCCGCCCAGCAAATATTGCTAGTAACGGACGGGGATGGTCGCCTGGTGGGCACGGTCACCGATGGTGATGTGCGCCGGGCACTCCTGGAGGGCGTCAATCTGCGCGAGCCGGTTGAACGAATAATGAACCCCCGGCCGAGAGTCCTTCCAGCAGGCTCTTCACCGGAAGACGCCCGCCAGTTAATGATTGACCACGGCATTCGCCATGTTCCGCTTGTGGATAACCTGGGGCGTGTCGTCGACCTGATAATGTGGCAGGAACTGTTTCTGCCCAGGAAGGAGGTCCACCCGGAAAAAGTGGTCATTATGGCCGGCGGGCAGGGTACCAGGTTGGACCCTTTTACCAGGATTCTACCCAAACCAATGATTCCCTTACGGGATAAGCCCATTATCGAGGTCATTATGGAAAAATTTCACCGTCAGGGGCTCAGCCGGTTTATCTTATGCCTGGGTTATAAAGCCGAAATTATCCGCCTTTACTTCAATGGCGATTCCCGTCCGTATAATATCGAATTTGTCCAGGAAGATTCCCCTCTCGGTACGGCCGGCGCCCTTTCCCTGCTGAATGGCTATCTTGATGATACTTTTTTGCTAACCAATTGTGACATTATAGTGGAAATGGATTATGCCCATTTGTTGCAGTACCACCGGGAGCAGCAAAATTCTATAACCATAGTGGGAGCGTTGAAAGAATTTGTGGTTCCCTACGGTGTTTTGCGTACAGAGGATAACAGTTTCCGTATCGAGGAGAAACCGAATTTTCACTTCCTGGTGAATACTGGGGTTTATGTGCTGGAACCCGCCGTGCTGCCCCTGGTGCCAGGCGGGACAAAAATTGACATGCCGGAGTTAATCCATGCCGCGCAGGACCAGGGATTCAAGATCGGAGTTTACCCGCATCATGGCCGCTGGTTTGACATCGGGCAATGGGACGAATATCAGCAAACGCTCAAGTTCTTTGAAACCATGGGTTTTGGAGGGTAA
- the neuB gene encoding N-acetylneuraminate synthase, whose amino-acid sequence MALKNGVFIIAEAGVNHNGDLETAKRLVDAAVVAGADAVKFQTFVPEEVVTGSAEKASYQKANMPGGQETQLDMIRRLALSKEDFRTLKAYCDRAGIMFLSTPYDYYSVDFLDELGVPLFKIPSGELVNDRFLRYVAARGKPLIISTGMAMLGEVEEAVEVVQDAGVREITLLHCTSAYPASYEEVNLRAMVTLRQAFGLPVGYSDHTPGTEVAVAAVALGARVIEKHFTLSRNMEGPDHKASLEPDELAAMVRSIRNVERALGDGRKRPSPGEQDVMRAARRSLVAAVDIAAGEIITPDKLTVKRPGTGIPPKMWDVVVGRRARVDIPADTVITWEMI is encoded by the coding sequence ATGGCTCTTAAAAACGGCGTCTTCATCATTGCCGAAGCGGGCGTCAACCACAACGGGGACCTTGAAACAGCCAAAAGGCTTGTTGACGCGGCAGTGGTTGCCGGCGCGGACGCGGTAAAGTTTCAAACTTTTGTCCCGGAAGAGGTAGTGACCGGCAGTGCCGAAAAGGCATCCTACCAGAAGGCCAACATGCCCGGGGGCCAGGAGACACAGCTTGATATGATCCGGCGCCTTGCACTTTCGAAGGAGGATTTTCGCACCCTTAAGGCATACTGCGACCGGGCGGGGATAATGTTTTTATCCACGCCATACGATTATTACAGTGTGGATTTCCTGGACGAGCTGGGCGTTCCGTTATTCAAAATTCCTTCGGGCGAGCTGGTTAACGATCGTTTTTTGAGGTATGTGGCCGCACGGGGGAAACCGCTTATAATCTCCACGGGAATGGCCATGCTGGGCGAAGTTGAGGAGGCAGTTGAAGTGGTACAGGATGCAGGTGTACGTGAAATTACACTCCTGCACTGCACTTCGGCCTATCCGGCTTCCTATGAAGAGGTCAACCTGCGGGCTATGGTTACGCTGCGTCAGGCTTTTGGATTGCCCGTTGGTTATTCCGACCATACCCCGGGCACCGAGGTGGCGGTGGCCGCGGTAGCCCTCGGGGCCAGGGTGATCGAAAAACACTTTACGCTCAGCCGGAACATGGAGGGACCGGATCATAAGGCGTCTCTGGAACCGGACGAGCTGGCGGCTATGGTGCGCTCGATCCGCAACGTGGAGAGGGCCTTAGGAGACGGACGCAAGCGCCCAAGCCCCGGCGAGCAGGATGTTATGCGCGCGGCCAGGCGCAGCCTGGTCGCCGCAGTCGATATAGCCGCGGGGGAGATAATCACCCCGGACAAACTGACCGTCAAAAGGCCGGGGACGGGCATTCCCCCGAAGATGTGGGACGTGGTTGTCGGCCGGCGGGCCAGGGTGGATATCCCGGCAGACACGGTGATTACCTGGGAAATGATCTGA
- the neuC gene encoding UDP-N-acetylglucosamine 2-epimerase, whose translation MRRVMAFTTTRAEFGLLKPILRRIEVSSSLDLVLVVAGDHVSPCKGETIKEIIPEGFRTVVLRRCFPESDLPVAIAKYVASACAEIASAIDYLAPDILLVLGDRHELLAAATAAVIARIPIAHIAGGESTEGVIDEQVRHALTKMAHLHFTSTFEYARRIRQMGEEAWRIHVVGAPGVENILLGELMTPEEIVERFGIDVAGPTLLVTYHPETLTVDHNLTEQVNALISALREFRDFQQIITYPGTEVGFQKIISAWEAYAAEFPNVKLYKSLGSRGYLGVMKHAAAVVGNSSSGIIEAPSFKVPTINIGDRQKGRIRAESVIDVPCRKEDILAALRRALYDEQFRRQVRQVKNPYDPHGDGNVSGRVVSVLESVPLDRRLLEKKLDFPSPKEVACYGS comes from the coding sequence ATGAGAAGAGTAATGGCTTTTACAACAACAAGGGCTGAATTTGGCCTGCTTAAACCGATTCTGCGTCGGATTGAGGTTTCTTCATCACTAGATCTTGTATTGGTAGTTGCAGGGGACCACGTGAGTCCTTGTAAAGGGGAGACAATCAAAGAAATAATTCCAGAGGGTTTTCGCACTGTTGTGCTCCGAAGATGCTTTCCCGAATCGGACCTGCCGGTTGCAATTGCAAAGTATGTTGCCAGTGCTTGTGCCGAAATTGCTTCCGCAATTGATTACCTGGCTCCCGATATATTACTGGTTTTGGGAGACCGGCACGAACTTCTAGCAGCGGCTACAGCAGCAGTGATCGCACGAATTCCTATTGCCCACATCGCCGGAGGCGAATCAACAGAAGGGGTAATCGATGAACAAGTGCGGCATGCACTTACAAAGATGGCCCACCTTCACTTTACCAGTACCTTCGAATATGCGCGCCGCATAAGACAGATGGGAGAAGAAGCCTGGCGCATCCATGTGGTCGGCGCGCCGGGCGTGGAGAATATCCTCCTGGGGGAATTGATGACTCCCGAAGAGATCGTGGAGCGGTTTGGAATTGATGTCGCCGGGCCCACATTATTGGTTACTTACCACCCCGAAACCTTAACTGTCGACCATAATCTTACGGAACAGGTAAATGCCCTTATCTCGGCATTAAGAGAATTTAGGGATTTCCAGCAGATTATCACTTACCCGGGGACAGAAGTGGGCTTTCAAAAAATTATCTCAGCCTGGGAGGCTTATGCGGCAGAGTTTCCCAACGTCAAGCTTTACAAAAGCCTGGGGTCGCGAGGTTACCTGGGGGTAATGAAACATGCGGCAGCGGTGGTGGGCAATTCCTCCAGCGGCATCATTGAGGCACCTTCATTTAAAGTCCCAACCATTAACATCGGTGACAGGCAAAAGGGGCGGATAAGGGCAGAAAGTGTAATTGACGTGCCCTGCCGCAAGGAGGATATCCTGGCCGCGCTGCGCAGGGCTCTATATGACGAACAATTTCGCCGGCAAGTGCGGCAGGTAAAAAATCCTTACGATCCCCACGGCGATGGTAATGTGAGCGGAAGGGTGGTATCCGTACTGGAGTCCGTACCCCTGGACAGGCGGCTGCTTGAGAAAAAACTTGACTTTCCAAGCCCGAAAGAGGTGGCCTGCTATGGCTCTTAA
- a CDS encoding acetyltransferase, with product MEEQPIVIIGAGGHAAVVASIVEALGIFFVVGYTAPAAGAATISCRYKYLGDDGVLPALFRQGVRLAALGLGGTGDNRPRCELYERIRAMGFEFPPLKHPAAVVAPDVVIGEGCIIAPGAVVNAGAKIGINTIVNSAAVVEHDCVLGDHVHVAPGAVLCGGVRVDRLAHIGAGAVVIQGVTVGEGALVGAGAVVLHDVESWTVVAGNPAMSLK from the coding sequence GTGGAAGAGCAACCAATAGTTATTATCGGGGCGGGCGGACATGCGGCGGTGGTTGCCAGTATCGTCGAGGCGCTCGGCATTTTCTTCGTAGTAGGGTACACGGCTCCCGCCGCGGGTGCGGCTACTATTTCTTGCCGTTATAAGTACCTGGGTGATGACGGCGTTCTACCCGCCCTGTTCAGGCAGGGGGTCAGGCTGGCAGCGCTCGGCCTGGGAGGGACGGGGGATAACCGGCCGCGGTGTGAATTGTATGAACGGATCCGCGCCATGGGGTTTGAGTTCCCGCCGCTTAAACACCCGGCGGCAGTCGTGGCACCCGATGTGGTGATCGGTGAAGGCTGTATAATCGCGCCGGGCGCGGTGGTTAATGCGGGGGCAAAGATCGGTATCAACACCATCGTCAATTCTGCCGCTGTGGTCGAGCACGACTGCGTCCTTGGGGATCACGTGCACGTAGCGCCAGGGGCGGTGCTCTGTGGCGGGGTTAGAGTGGACCGCCTGGCCCATATTGGTGCCGGTGCCGTGGTGATCCAGGGCGTAACCGTAGGGGAAGGTGCCCTGGTAGGCGCCGGGGCGGTGGTGCTGCACGATGTGGAGTCCTGGACCGTGGTGGCAGGTAATCCGGCAATGAGTTTGAAGTGA
- a CDS encoding LegC family aminotransferase gives MTSIRIPLDAPNIGELEKEYVLRALESGYVSSIGPLVSEFEGRFAGYVGARYAVATVNGTAAIHLALRLLGIGPGDEVIVPALTFIATANPVVYVGATPVVVDVDPLTWNIDPDEVERAVTDRTRAVIPVHLYGNPADMSRLMDIARRHGLYVIEDAAEALGATYNGQHVGTFGDIGIFSFNGNKVITTGGGGMLVTNDPDLAARARLLVNQGRAFGVMEYEHLEIGYNFRLTNTQAALGLAQMERLEQFLATKRRNASLYRELLNKVPGLGWQQELHEGRSSWWLFSILVNPNDFGQDRYALARRLQGAGIQVRPLFLPLSRQPAYAGYGLKTCPVAESLHRRGLNLPSASFLTEEDVRYVCQVLLER, from the coding sequence TTGACTAGTATTCGCATCCCCTTGGATGCTCCAAACATCGGTGAACTGGAAAAAGAGTACGTGCTGCGCGCCCTGGAAAGCGGCTACGTTTCGTCCATAGGACCTCTGGTCAGCGAATTTGAGGGACGTTTCGCCGGGTATGTAGGTGCCCGGTATGCCGTGGCCACGGTCAACGGCACGGCGGCCATTCACCTGGCCTTAAGGCTCCTGGGAATCGGCCCGGGAGACGAAGTTATTGTACCGGCACTTACCTTTATCGCCACTGCAAATCCGGTGGTATACGTAGGCGCGACTCCCGTGGTGGTGGACGTGGATCCCCTGACCTGGAATATCGATCCCGACGAGGTTGAAAGGGCGGTCACGGACCGCACACGCGCCGTTATACCCGTTCATCTCTACGGCAACCCCGCGGACATGTCGCGGTTGATGGACATAGCCCGCAGGCACGGCTTATACGTGATTGAGGACGCCGCCGAAGCGCTTGGTGCTACCTATAACGGGCAACATGTGGGGACGTTTGGAGATATCGGTATATTCAGCTTCAACGGGAACAAGGTGATCACCACCGGCGGGGGCGGCATGCTGGTAACAAATGATCCCGACCTGGCTGCACGCGCGCGCCTGCTGGTCAACCAGGGGCGGGCCTTCGGTGTCATGGAGTATGAGCACCTTGAAATCGGATATAATTTTCGACTAACCAACACCCAGGCGGCTTTGGGCCTGGCACAAATGGAGCGCCTGGAACAATTCCTGGCTACGAAGCGCAGGAATGCGTCGTTGTACCGGGAGCTTTTAAATAAAGTCCCCGGACTGGGGTGGCAGCAGGAGTTACACGAGGGGCGGAGTAGCTGGTGGCTGTTTTCGATATTGGTTAACCCGAATGACTTTGGCCAGGATCGGTATGCCCTGGCCAGGAGATTGCAAGGGGCAGGCATCCAGGTACGGCCCTTGTTTTTACCTCTTTCCCGGCAGCCGGCGTATGCGGGATATGGCCTTAAAACATGTCCCGTGGCCGAATCCTTGCACAGGCGGGGGCTGAATCTGCCGAGTGCTAGTTTTCTTACGGAAGAAGACGTTCGGTATGTATGCCAGGTCCTGTTGGAAAGGTGA
- a CDS encoding NAD-dependent 4,6-dehydratase LegB, with protein MTSTVLVTGSAGFIGSHLVEELVRQGYNVRAFVRYNARNDWGWLQTVRCLKNIEIYTGDVRDYDSVRNSVRGVEVIFHLAALIGIPYSYISPLAYIKTNVEGTYNILQAAREEGVQRVVHTSTSEVYGTARYVPIDEEHPLQAQSPYAATKIAADQLALSFYRSFGLPVVVVRPFNTFGPRQSARAVIPTIITQVLAGNRTIRLGNLSPTRDFNYVRDTVSGILAVGLSERTVGQVVNIGSGRETSIKDLVEQIENIMGRKISIEQEDARLRPAPSEVNRLLCDNRRAYELAGWTPRCTLEEGLRETIQWFRENLYLYKPDLYNV; from the coding sequence ATGACAAGTACAGTTTTAGTCACCGGATCAGCAGGTTTCATAGGCTCTCATCTAGTGGAAGAACTAGTAAGGCAAGGATATAATGTAAGAGCATTTGTCCGCTACAATGCCCGCAACGACTGGGGCTGGCTGCAGACGGTGCGGTGTCTTAAGAACATCGAAATTTATACCGGGGACGTTCGCGATTACGACAGCGTCAGAAATTCCGTCCGCGGTGTTGAGGTCATTTTCCACCTGGCAGCCCTTATCGGTATTCCTTATTCGTACATTTCTCCGCTGGCCTACATCAAAACAAATGTCGAGGGCACCTATAATATCCTCCAGGCTGCCCGGGAAGAAGGAGTTCAACGGGTGGTGCATACCTCCACTTCCGAGGTGTACGGTACGGCTCGTTACGTTCCCATTGACGAAGAACACCCCCTGCAGGCCCAATCCCCTTACGCAGCCACCAAGATTGCCGCCGACCAGCTGGCTTTGAGTTTTTACCGCTCCTTTGGCCTGCCGGTAGTAGTCGTGCGGCCTTTTAACACCTTTGGCCCCCGCCAATCGGCCCGTGCCGTTATTCCCACCATAATCACTCAGGTTCTGGCCGGCAACCGGACCATCCGCTTGGGCAACCTCAGCCCTACCCGTGACTTCAATTATGTGCGCGATACAGTTTCGGGAATACTCGCCGTCGGCTTATCCGAAAGAACGGTAGGGCAGGTGGTGAATATCGGTAGCGGGAGAGAAACATCTATAAAGGATCTGGTTGAGCAGATAGAAAATATTATGGGAAGGAAAATAAGCATCGAACAGGAAGATGCCCGGCTAAGGCCCGCCCCCAGTGAGGTTAACCGCCTGCTGTGCGACAACCGCCGGGCTTACGAACTTGCCGGCTGGACTCCCCGGTGCACCCTTGAAGAGGGGTTACGGGAAACTATCCAGTGGTTCAGGGAAAATCTTTACTTATACAAACCGGACCTTTACAATGTATGA